From a region of the Labilithrix sp. genome:
- a CDS encoding metallophosphoesterase, whose translation MTVRHRVLPRRGRLLVSTDVHGNLEDMRALDARFRDVRRAEPETYWVVLGDVVHAPNAAARVDRPDLYDHDDGSAAIVRMLLDLRAEDPEHVLFVLGNHDHAHVGGPKTRKFHRDEAAALEATLTPEAIAELRALFEPALLAVAAPNGVLLTHGAPDDALVSLAELDGVPLDVRRMTERQARVVFTLLGSYGQPAATCAKMLAQVSAASGLDLRVVVHGHDKSEDGFFYEGGNQVCPVLFGAPRAEKRFVLLDLAARYERAEDLRDGLEILRLHA comes from the coding sequence ATGACGGTCCGTCACCGCGTCCTCCCGCGTCGCGGCCGCCTCCTCGTCAGCACCGACGTCCATGGAAACCTCGAGGACATGCGCGCCCTCGATGCGCGGTTCCGCGACGTCAGGCGCGCCGAGCCGGAGACGTATTGGGTCGTCCTCGGTGACGTCGTGCACGCGCCGAACGCCGCCGCGCGGGTGGATCGTCCGGACCTCTACGACCACGACGACGGCTCCGCCGCGATCGTTCGGATGCTCCTCGACCTCCGCGCGGAGGACCCCGAGCACGTGCTCTTCGTCCTCGGCAACCACGATCACGCGCACGTCGGCGGGCCGAAGACCAGGAAGTTCCATCGCGACGAGGCGGCGGCGCTCGAGGCGACCCTCACGCCGGAGGCGATCGCGGAGCTGCGCGCGCTCTTCGAGCCGGCGCTCCTCGCCGTCGCAGCGCCGAACGGCGTCCTCCTCACCCACGGCGCGCCCGACGACGCGCTCGTCTCCCTCGCCGAGCTCGACGGCGTCCCGCTCGACGTGCGGCGCATGACGGAGCGGCAAGCGCGCGTCGTCTTCACGCTGCTCGGCAGCTACGGGCAGCCCGCCGCCACGTGCGCGAAGATGCTCGCGCAGGTCTCGGCTGCGTCGGGCCTCGATCTCCGCGTCGTCGTGCACGGCCACGACAAATCGGAGGACGGCTTCTTCTACGAGGGAGGCAACCAGGTCTGCCCCGTCCTCTTCGGCGCGCCGCGCGCGGAGAAGCGGTTCGTCCTCCTCGATCTCGCCGCGCGCTACGAACGCGCGGAGGACCTCCGCGACGGCCTGGAGATCCTCCGCCTCCACGCGTGA
- a CDS encoding EscU/YscU/HrcU family type III secretion system export apparatus switch protein yields the protein MSDKTEEPTPKRIRKAQEEGNSPLSTFASQSVAFLCAIAIAPAAAAALAARSGDDLRAAIGQAAALTPSAHLDTMSLAGGVLMMSAPILGVAAVTGAVTSLVQTGGVIATKKLAPDLGKLNPVEGFKQLFSSQRLVNVARAALLALAVGYFAYTALRAHAASIAHTVGRVDSAIVVAREIAMDVAKRAAVAGLFLAVLDVVVTRRAWRKRLMMSKDEVKREHKESEGDPEQKAARERAHHEMLASATVGNVKNASVVVVNPTHLACALKYDGNEDDAPVVVATGHGDLARRIVEAAHHYGVPVLRDVPLARALVELQPGDEIPEALYEAVAEILREAWDERPPT from the coding sequence GTGAGCGACAAGACCGAAGAGCCGACGCCTAAGCGGATCCGGAAGGCGCAGGAGGAGGGCAACAGCCCGCTCAGCACCTTCGCGAGCCAGTCGGTCGCGTTCCTCTGCGCGATCGCGATCGCTCCTGCCGCCGCGGCGGCGCTGGCGGCGCGATCCGGCGACGATCTCCGCGCCGCGATCGGACAGGCGGCGGCCCTGACGCCGAGCGCGCACCTCGACACGATGAGCCTCGCCGGCGGCGTGCTCATGATGTCGGCGCCCATCCTCGGCGTCGCGGCGGTGACCGGCGCGGTGACGTCGCTCGTCCAGACCGGCGGCGTGATCGCGACGAAGAAGCTCGCGCCCGACCTCGGCAAGCTGAACCCGGTCGAAGGGTTCAAGCAGCTCTTCTCGTCGCAGCGCCTCGTCAACGTCGCGCGCGCCGCGCTCCTCGCGCTCGCGGTGGGCTACTTCGCGTACACCGCGCTCCGCGCGCACGCCGCCTCGATCGCGCACACGGTAGGCCGCGTCGACAGCGCGATCGTCGTCGCGCGCGAGATCGCGATGGACGTCGCGAAGCGCGCCGCGGTGGCCGGTCTGTTCCTCGCCGTCCTCGACGTCGTCGTCACGCGCCGCGCCTGGCGCAAGCGCCTCATGATGTCGAAGGACGAGGTGAAGCGGGAGCACAAGGAGAGCGAGGGCGACCCCGAGCAGAAGGCCGCCCGCGAGCGCGCGCATCACGAGATGCTCGCGTCGGCCACCGTCGGAAACGTGAAGAATGCAAGTGTCGTCGTCGTGAACCCCACCCACCTCGCCTGCGCCTTGAAGTACGACGGAAACGAGGACGACGCGCCGGTCGTCGTCGCGACCGGCCACGGCGATCTCGCGCGCCGCATCGTCGAGGCCGCGCATCACTACGGCGTCCCCGTCCTCCGCGACGTCCCGCTCGCGCGCGCGCTCGTCGAGCTCCAGCCCGGCGACGAGATCCCGGAGGCGCTCTACGAGGCGGTCGCCGAGATCCTCCGTGAGGCGTGGGACGAGCGGCCGCCGACTTAG
- a CDS encoding matrixin family metalloprotease produces MRRFIGLAAAAAALFAAVPAGAFCRSTSCRATPAKECPTDEDQCPTTGAKLFWPTSCLSYATNRLGTQDLDPADTRAIIRLAFQAWTDVKCPDGRIAKMAFEERDPIPCKRSEYNKTGPNVNVVLFQDNDWKYRGIDGTLAKTSVTYNDDTGEIYDADIEVNAANNTVTIDDEEIEYDLQAIMTHEVGHFIGIAHSSLSTAVMYASYSPGSIAQRKLSDDDVEAVCAVYPPDSKAACNPEPRNGYSERCDELPTSTGICSTQPAAGGVSYGVAFLFMGSGLLAARARRRRHFRMGLGGRR; encoded by the coding sequence ATGCGTCGGTTCATCGGTCTCGCGGCGGCGGCCGCTGCGCTCTTCGCGGCGGTGCCCGCGGGCGCGTTCTGCCGGTCGACGTCGTGCCGCGCGACGCCGGCGAAGGAGTGCCCGACCGACGAGGACCAGTGCCCGACGACGGGGGCGAAGCTGTTCTGGCCGACCTCGTGCCTCAGCTACGCGACGAACCGCCTCGGCACGCAGGACCTCGATCCCGCCGACACGCGCGCCATCATCCGCCTCGCGTTCCAGGCCTGGACCGACGTGAAGTGCCCCGACGGCCGGATCGCGAAGATGGCCTTCGAGGAGCGCGACCCGATCCCGTGCAAGCGGAGCGAGTACAACAAGACCGGGCCGAACGTGAACGTCGTCCTCTTCCAGGACAACGACTGGAAGTACCGCGGGATCGACGGGACCCTCGCGAAGACGAGCGTCACGTACAACGACGACACGGGCGAGATCTACGACGCCGACATCGAGGTCAACGCGGCGAACAACACCGTGACGATCGACGACGAGGAGATCGAATACGACCTCCAGGCGATCATGACGCACGAGGTCGGGCACTTCATCGGCATCGCGCACTCGTCGCTGTCGACCGCGGTCATGTACGCGTCGTATTCGCCCGGCTCGATCGCGCAGCGGAAGCTCTCCGACGACGACGTCGAGGCGGTCTGCGCGGTGTACCCGCCGGACTCGAAGGCGGCGTGCAACCCGGAGCCGAGGAACGGCTACAGCGAGCGCTGCGACGAGCTCCCCACCTCGACGGGGATCTGCTCGACGCAGCCGGCGGCGGGAGGCGTATCCTACGGGGTGGCGTTTCTCTTCATGGGCTCGGGGCTCTTGGCGGCGCGCGCGCGGCGGCGCCGGCACTTTCGGATGGGACTTGGAGGACGACGATGA
- a CDS encoding MBL fold metallo-hydrolase, whose product MKIHHLNLCTMCPFGGRFVSGGQGGMLSHGELIIHSLLVETPNDGLVLVDTGMGLDDVRRPIRRLGLGFVQLARPQLREEHTAARQVERLGFKRSDVRHIVCTHLDVDHAGGLPDFPDAKVHVHAREKDAALSPKTFFERERYKQVQWAHGPKWETHEAGGDKWFGLESVRVVAEDVLLVPLPGHSRGHSAVAVRADDPVGPDWLLHCGDAYFFHLEKEDPDCCPPVLRRFQETVAIDDTKRIANAKRVRELHREHGRKVRVFSAHDPHEYRALAETERDRSGPLPA is encoded by the coding sequence ATGAAGATCCATCATCTGAACCTCTGCACGATGTGTCCCTTCGGCGGGCGCTTCGTCTCCGGCGGGCAGGGCGGCATGCTCTCCCACGGAGAGCTCATCATCCACTCCCTCCTCGTCGAGACGCCGAACGACGGGCTCGTCCTCGTCGACACCGGCATGGGCCTCGACGACGTGCGAAGGCCGATCCGCCGGCTCGGCCTCGGCTTCGTGCAGCTCGCGCGGCCGCAGCTCCGCGAAGAGCACACCGCCGCGCGGCAAGTCGAGCGGCTCGGCTTCAAGCGGAGCGACGTCCGTCACATCGTGTGCACGCACCTCGACGTCGATCACGCCGGCGGCCTCCCCGACTTCCCCGACGCGAAGGTGCACGTGCACGCGCGCGAGAAGGACGCCGCGCTCTCGCCGAAGACCTTCTTCGAGCGCGAGCGCTACAAGCAGGTTCAGTGGGCGCACGGGCCGAAGTGGGAGACGCACGAGGCCGGCGGCGACAAGTGGTTCGGGCTCGAGAGCGTCCGCGTCGTCGCGGAGGACGTGTTGCTCGTCCCGCTCCCGGGCCACAGCCGCGGCCACTCGGCGGTGGCGGTGCGCGCCGACGATCCGGTGGGCCCCGACTGGCTGCTCCACTGCGGCGACGCGTATTTCTTCCACCTCGAGAAGGAGGACCCCGACTGCTGTCCGCCCGTGCTCCGCCGCTTCCAGGAGACGGTCGCGATCGACGACACGAAGCGCATCGCGAACGCGAAGCGCGTGCGGGAGCTCCATCGCGAGCACGGGCGGAAGGTCCGCGTGTTCTCTGCGCACGATCCGCACGAGTACCGCGCCCTCGCCGAGACCGAGCGCGATCGCTCGGGCCCGCTGCCGGCCTAG
- the obgE gene encoding GTPase ObgE, protein MKFVDSCEVDVIAGKGGNGAIAFRREKFVPFGGPSGGDGGRGADVVFVADEGLSTLLDLTYARAIRAPNGEQGHGKDMYGRGGEDYVVRVPLGTQVYDRETGALLFDIHEPNARVVVAKGGRGGRGNIHFATPYDRAPRRAEPGEAGEERKLRLELKVMADVGLLGFPNVGKSTFIRAVSRAQPKVADYPFTTLTPHLGVVRIGDEASMVVADIPGLIPGAAEGAGLGHRFLKHVERTRALLHLVTLDFGEGRDPLADYDALMKELARFDPELAKRPQVVALSKADLPEVREAYDLVKKRFAKRKIDLRLVSAATGEGVRELSIALYRLVTGHGVEDWDTPSPRPSSAPRPKAAAAKKKTKASATKKTASSKKVVASKKVAKERATSRRPGR, encoded by the coding sequence GTGAAGTTCGTCGACTCTTGCGAAGTAGACGTCATTGCGGGCAAGGGCGGCAACGGCGCGATCGCGTTCCGGCGCGAGAAGTTCGTCCCCTTCGGGGGGCCCTCCGGCGGCGACGGCGGGCGCGGCGCCGACGTCGTCTTCGTCGCGGACGAGGGGCTCTCGACGCTGCTCGATCTCACCTACGCGCGCGCGATCCGGGCGCCGAACGGCGAGCAAGGTCACGGCAAGGACATGTACGGCCGCGGCGGCGAGGACTACGTCGTGCGCGTCCCGCTCGGCACGCAGGTCTACGATCGCGAGACCGGGGCGCTCCTCTTCGACATCCACGAGCCGAACGCGCGCGTCGTCGTCGCGAAGGGCGGTCGCGGCGGCCGCGGGAACATCCACTTCGCGACGCCGTACGATCGCGCCCCCCGCCGCGCGGAGCCGGGCGAAGCGGGCGAGGAGCGGAAGCTCCGCCTCGAGCTGAAGGTCATGGCCGACGTGGGCCTCCTCGGCTTCCCGAACGTCGGCAAGAGCACGTTCATCCGCGCGGTGTCGCGCGCGCAGCCCAAGGTCGCGGACTACCCGTTCACGACGCTCACGCCGCACCTCGGCGTCGTCCGCATCGGCGACGAGGCCTCGATGGTCGTCGCCGACATCCCCGGCCTCATCCCCGGCGCGGCCGAGGGCGCGGGCCTCGGGCATCGGTTCCTCAAGCACGTCGAGCGGACGCGCGCGCTGCTTCACCTCGTGACGCTCGACTTCGGCGAGGGGCGCGACCCGCTCGCCGACTACGACGCCCTGATGAAGGAGCTCGCCCGCTTCGATCCGGAGCTCGCGAAGCGGCCGCAGGTCGTCGCGCTCTCGAAGGCGGACCTCCCGGAGGTGCGCGAGGCGTACGACCTCGTCAAGAAGCGCTTCGCGAAGCGAAAGATCGATCTCCGCCTCGTCTCCGCCGCCACCGGCGAGGGCGTCCGCGAGCTCTCGATCGCGCTCTACCGCCTCGTCACCGGCCACGGCGTCGAAGACTGGGACACCCCTTCCCCGCGTCCGTCCTCCGCACCACGTCCGAAGGCGGCGGCCGCAAAGAAGAAGACGAAGGCCTCTGCAACGAAGAAGACCGCCTCGTCGAAGAAGGTCGTTGCGTCGAAGAAGGTCGCTAAAGAGCGCGCAACCTCTCGGCGCCCGGGTCGATAA
- a CDS encoding dioxygenase has translation MARMPTLFIPHGGGPCFFMDWTMGPADTWERMRGWLEGLAASLPEEPKAILVVSGHWESDVPTVMTSAAPPLYFDYYGFPKHTYELTWPAPGSPALAERVRGLLQGAGISSKSDEARGFDHGVFVPLKVAFPDAAIPTVQLSLQSTLDPAQHLAIGRALAPLRDEGVLIVGSGMSYHNMRGFMSGGGRAASEKFDAWLADAVERAPVEREAALVGWAAAPAARESHPREEHLLPLMVAAGAGAGDPGKRIFRDDVMGVFVSAVQFG, from the coding sequence ATGGCACGGATGCCGACGCTCTTCATTCCGCACGGGGGTGGGCCGTGCTTCTTCATGGACTGGACGATGGGGCCTGCGGATACGTGGGAGCGCATGCGGGGCTGGCTCGAAGGGCTCGCGGCGTCGTTGCCGGAGGAGCCGAAGGCGATCCTCGTCGTCTCCGGGCACTGGGAGAGCGACGTGCCGACGGTGATGACCTCGGCCGCGCCGCCGCTCTACTTCGACTACTACGGTTTCCCCAAGCACACGTACGAGCTCACGTGGCCGGCGCCGGGCTCCCCCGCGCTCGCGGAGCGCGTGCGCGGGTTGTTGCAGGGTGCAGGTATCTCGTCGAAGAGCGACGAGGCGCGCGGGTTCGACCATGGCGTCTTCGTGCCGCTCAAGGTCGCGTTCCCCGACGCGGCGATCCCCACCGTGCAGCTCTCGCTCCAGTCGACGCTCGACCCGGCGCAGCACCTCGCGATCGGGCGCGCGCTCGCGCCGCTGCGCGACGAAGGCGTGCTCATCGTCGGGAGCGGCATGAGCTATCACAACATGCGCGGCTTCATGAGCGGCGGCGGGCGCGCGGCGTCGGAGAAGTTCGACGCTTGGCTCGCCGACGCGGTGGAGCGCGCGCCCGTGGAGCGCGAGGCCGCGCTCGTCGGATGGGCCGCGGCCCCCGCGGCACGCGAGAGCCACCCGCGCGAAGAGCACCTCCTCCCGCTCATGGTCGCCGCCGGCGCCGGCGCCGGCGACCCAGGCAAGCGCATCTTCCGTGACGACGTGATGGGCGTCTTCGTCTCCGCCGTCCAGTTCGGCTGA
- a CDS encoding trypsin-like peptidase domain-containing protein: MLRPVLVLSLASILACSEAKTPAMKGEATQMVFDTVSPSVVAILNDDRAQREVEVRLAMRDLGQQERVPKTVVDVSLRKEPMPHGTGFVVDGGLVLTAAHVIRSPDELMLTTKAGQTVPAELVHIDEVRDVALLRPRVPLTGVPPLALATTNPAPGHRVWALGHTGAGLWALAWGVSEGITSGVVDLLGAKLLLFDAPVYPGFSGGPVVTIDRETGRPVVVGVNHAILYAGGLQSSTISSASSASDIRATIARTPPALAARLAEYARAKDKEIRAGLFITKNLTVHRDPTSLTTAAIEGNERTIHVGSDDVARVPAVAMLFGLPTGEHEVTFEVEGPDEEAVDTQARRVRVAPHERVVFATADFRFEPKVSGRYHVHAKLGDKTVGHADVWIEDPDRDDEALATEATEAEDLSEPQVDVIVASGGREDPFALSGIRSGWVEWRYPRRVEFTWYARGSRGWSGTNAAISSFVLDDKGTVVGRGVGCFRPELRPAQPWQCAGDGGDPLIRAQGRYDIVFTINERPIAMWPMEAMVRSPSGRGSSIDKWLEDLKKQNTLQKKKPR; the protein is encoded by the coding sequence ATGCTGCGGCCGGTCCTCGTCCTCTCGCTCGCGTCGATCCTCGCCTGCAGCGAGGCGAAGACGCCCGCGATGAAGGGCGAGGCCACGCAGATGGTCTTCGACACGGTATCGCCGTCGGTCGTCGCGATCTTGAACGACGATCGCGCGCAACGAGAGGTGGAGGTGCGCCTGGCGATGCGCGACCTCGGCCAGCAGGAGCGCGTGCCGAAGACCGTCGTCGACGTCTCGCTCCGGAAGGAGCCGATGCCGCACGGCACCGGCTTCGTGGTCGACGGCGGCCTCGTGCTCACCGCCGCGCACGTCATCCGCTCCCCCGACGAGCTGATGCTCACCACGAAGGCGGGGCAGACGGTGCCGGCGGAGCTCGTGCACATCGACGAGGTCCGCGACGTCGCGCTGCTGCGTCCGAGGGTGCCGCTCACCGGCGTCCCTCCCCTCGCCCTCGCGACGACGAACCCCGCGCCGGGGCATCGCGTCTGGGCGCTCGGTCACACCGGCGCCGGGCTGTGGGCGCTCGCGTGGGGCGTGTCGGAGGGGATCACCTCCGGCGTCGTCGATCTCCTCGGCGCGAAGCTCCTCCTCTTCGACGCGCCGGTGTACCCCGGGTTCTCGGGCGGCCCTGTCGTCACGATCGACCGCGAGACGGGGCGCCCCGTCGTCGTCGGCGTGAACCACGCGATCCTCTACGCGGGCGGCCTCCAGTCGTCCACCATCTCGAGCGCGTCGTCGGCGTCGGACATCCGCGCCACGATCGCGCGCACGCCGCCGGCCCTCGCGGCGCGCCTCGCGGAGTACGCGCGCGCGAAGGACAAGGAGATCCGCGCCGGCCTCTTCATCACGAAGAACCTGACCGTGCACCGCGATCCGACCTCGCTCACGACCGCGGCGATCGAGGGCAACGAGCGCACGATCCACGTCGGCTCCGACGACGTCGCGCGCGTGCCCGCGGTCGCGATGCTCTTCGGCCTCCCCACCGGCGAGCACGAGGTGACGTTCGAGGTCGAGGGGCCCGACGAGGAGGCCGTCGACACCCAGGCGCGCCGCGTGAGGGTCGCGCCGCACGAGCGCGTCGTCTTCGCGACGGCGGACTTCCGCTTCGAGCCGAAGGTCAGCGGGCGCTACCATGTCCACGCGAAGCTCGGCGACAAGACGGTGGGCCACGCCGACGTGTGGATCGAAGATCCCGATCGCGACGACGAGGCGCTCGCGACGGAGGCGACGGAGGCGGAGGACCTCTCCGAGCCGCAGGTCGACGTCATCGTCGCGTCGGGCGGACGCGAGGATCCCTTCGCGCTCTCCGGCATCCGCTCGGGCTGGGTCGAGTGGCGCTACCCGCGGCGCGTCGAGTTCACGTGGTACGCGCGCGGCTCGCGCGGTTGGTCGGGGACGAACGCCGCGATCAGCTCGTTCGTGCTCGACGACAAGGGCACGGTCGTGGGCCGCGGCGTCGGCTGCTTCCGGCCCGAGCTCCGCCCCGCACAGCCGTGGCAGTGCGCGGGCGACGGGGGCGATCCGCTCATCCGCGCGCAGGGCCGCTACGACATCGTGTTCACGATCAACGAGCGACCGATCGCGATGTGGCCGATGGAAGCGATGGTCCGCTCCCCGAGCGGCAGAGGCAGCTCGATCGACAAGTGGCTCGAGGACCTGAAGAAGCAGAACACGCTCCAGAAGAAGAAGCCGCGATGA